One part of the Canis lupus dingo isolate Sandy chromosome 14, ASM325472v2, whole genome shotgun sequence genome encodes these proteins:
- the KRIT1 gene encoding krev interaction trapped protein 1: MGNPENIEDAYVAVIRPKNTASLNSREYRAKSYEILLHEVPIEGQKKKRKKVLLETKLQGNSEITQGILDYVVETTKPISPANQGIRGKRVVLMKKFPLDGEKMGREAALFIVPSVVKDNTKYTYTPGCPIFYCLQDIMRVCSESSTHFATLTARMLIALDKWLDERHAQSHFIPALFRPSPLERIKTNVINPAYATESGQTENSLHMGYSALEIKSKMLALEKADTCIYNPLFGSDLQYTNRVDKVVINPYFGLGAPDYSKIQIPKQEKWQRSMSSVTEDKERQWVDDFPLHRSACEGDSELLNRLLNERFSVNQLDSDHWAPIHYACWYGKVEATRILLEKGKCNPNLLNGQLSSPLHFAAGGGHAEIVQILLNHPEIDRHITDQQGRSPLNICEENKQNNWEEAAKLLKEAINKPYEKVRIYRMDGSYRSVELKHGNNTTVQQIMEGMRLSQETQQYFTIWICSENLSLQLKPYHKPLQHIRDWPEILAELTNLDPQRETPQLFLRRDVRLPLEVEKKIEDPLAILILFDEARYNLLKGFYTAPDAKLITLASLLLQIVYGNYESKKHKQGFLNEENLKSIVPITKLKSKAPHWTNRILHEYKNLSTSEGVSKEMHHLQRMFLQNCWEIPTYGAAFFTGQIFTKASPSNHKVIPVYVGVNIKGLHLLNMETKALLISLKYGCFMWQLGDADTCFQIHSMENKMSFIVHTKQAGLVVKLLMKLNGQLMPTERNS; encoded by the exons ATGGGAAATCCAGAAAACATCGAAGATGCTTATGTTGCTGTTATTCGTCCAAAGAATACTGCCAGTCTCAATTCTCGGGAATACCGAGCTAAGTCATATGAA ATTTTGTTACATGAAGTTCCCAttgaaggacagaaaaaaaagagaaagaaagttttGTTGGAAACTAAACTTCAAGGCAACAGTGAAATAACACAAGGCATATTGGATTATGTAGTAGAAACCACCAAACCAATTTCTCCTGCAAACCAGGGTATTAGAG gaaAACGAGTGGTACTAATGAAGAAATTTCCTCTGGATGGGGAGAAGATGGGCAGAGaagcagcattatttattgtTCCATCAGTTGTCAAAG ataatactaaatatacatatactcCAGGATGCCCAATTTTTTACTGCTTACAAGATATTATGCGAGTCTGTAGTGAATCCAGCACTCACTTTGCTACACTTACAGCAAGGATGTTAATAGCCTTGGATAA GTGGTTAGATGAACGTCATGCACAATCTCACTTTATTCCAGCTTTATTCCGACCTTCTCCTCTTGAGCGGATAAAAACTAATGTCATAAACCCTGCATATGCTACTGAATCAGGTCAGACAGAGAACTCACTACATATGGGCTACAGTGCGCtagaaataaagagtaaaatgttAGCCCTAGAGAAAGCAGATACTTGTATTTACAACCCTTTGTTTGGATCAGATCTTCAATATACAAACCGG gtaGATAAAGTGGTAATAAATCCATACTTTGGTCTCGGAGCTCCAGACTACTCAAAAATCCAAATTCCCAAACAGGAGAAATGGCAGAGAAGCATGAGCAGTGTTACAGAAGACAA GGAACGACAGTGGGTAGATGACTTTCCTCTCCATCGAAGTGCCTGTGAAGGAGATTCAGAATTACTAAACCGTCTTCTCAATGAAAGATTTTCAGTCAACCAATTAGATAGTGACCACTGGGCGCCTATTCATTATGCATGCTG gtatgGAAAAGTTGAGGCCACTCGCATTTTGTTAGAGAAAGGAAAGTGCAATCCAAACCTTTTAAATGGACAGCTTAGTTCTCCTCTGCATTTTGCTGCTGGAGGAGGACATGCTGAAATAGTACAGATTCTCCTAAACCATCCAGAAATTGACAGA CACATAACAGACCAACAGGGAAGATCCCCTCtaaatatttgtgaagaaaacaaacaaaataactggGAAGAAGCTGCAAAGCTGTTGAAGGAAGCCATTAACAAACCA TATGAAAAAGTTCGAATATACAGAATGGATGGATCATATCGTTCTGTTGAACTGAAGCATGGAAATAATACCACAGTGCAGCAGATAATGGAAGGAATGCGTCTCTCTCAAGAAACACAGCAATATTTCACTATTTGGATCTGTTCAGAAAACCTCA GCCTTCAGCTCAAGCCTTATCATAAACCCCTGCAACATATTCGTGACTGGCCAGAAATACTTGCTGAATTGACTAATTTGGATCCCCAAAGGGAAACACCACAGCTTTTCCTACGAAGAGATGTGAGACTTCCTTTGGAAGTTGAAAAAAAG attgaaGACCCACTAGCTATTCTTATTCTCTTTGATGAAGCCAGATATAATTTATTGAAGGGCTTTTATACAGCTCCTGATGCTAAACTGATAACATTGGCAAGTCTACTGTTACAAATAGTTTATGGAAATTATGAAAGTAAGAAACACAAGCAAGGTTTCCTAAA TGAAGAAAATCTAAAATCCATTGTACCTATTACCAAATTGAAAAGTAAGGCACCCCACTGGACAAACCGAATACTTCATGAATACAAG aatcttagTACAAGTGAGGGTGTCAGTAAAGAAATGCATCACCTTCAGCGCATGTTCTTACAAAACTGTTGGGAAATTCCTACATACGGAGCAGCTTTTTTCACAGGACAGATATTTACAAAGGCAAGCCCCAGCAATCATAAAGTCATCCCTGTGTATGTAGGAGTGAATATAAAAGGACTTCATCTCCTCAACATGGAAACTAAG GCTTTACTCATCAGTCTTAAGTATGGCTGTTTTATGTGGCAATTGGGGGATGCTGATACATGTTTTCAGATCCAtagtatggaaaataaaatgagctttATAGTACACACAAAACAG GCTGGCCTTGTGGTAAAACTATTAATGAAGCTAAATGGACAGTTAATGCCCACCGAAAGAAATTCATGA